The following coding sequences lie in one Lolium perenne isolate Kyuss_39 chromosome 2, Kyuss_2.0, whole genome shotgun sequence genomic window:
- the LOC127336902 gene encoding protein EIN6 ENHANCER, which translates to MESEVQRAEMLLAPTMAFKKVQMADKYPKGQSRGRQWKHLRFLLQAADATSLPPDRPNYLNIQSPPSIYPPKRYCDVTGFEAPYVDPRTKLRYADPEVFKQIRNLPDEYVQRYLAVRNAAVVLR; encoded by the exons ATGGAATCGGAGGTACAGAGGGCGGAGATGCTGCTGGCGCCGACGATGGCGTTCAAGAAGGTGCAGATGGCGGACAAGTACCCCAAGGGCCAGTCCCGTGGCCGCCAGTGGAAGCACCTGCGCTTCCTCCTCCAGGCCGCCGACGCCACCTCGCTTCCCCCGGACCGCCCCAACT ATCTAAATATTCAGTCACCGCCATCCATTTATCCACCAAAGAGATACTGCGACGTAACAGGTTTTGAG GCACCATACGTGGATCCTAGGACGAAGCTACGTTATGCTGATCCAGAAGTGTTCAAGCAAATCAGAAATCTTCCTGATGAATATGTCCAAAGATATCTGGCCGTGAGGAATGCAGCAGTTGTACTACGATGA